The following proteins are co-located in the Micromonospora coriariae genome:
- a CDS encoding SanA/YdcF family protein: MNSGRARVVLVSGDGDGTSGDEPAVMTSYLAELGVDPRRVVADPFGLDTYDSCARAREVYGVERALIVTQSYHVSRAVTLCRHLGLDVDGVTARCTGCGPVLLAEKSIRDYFASGKAAWDAGRGRAPAVRSPASPAVQDALRG; the protein is encoded by the coding sequence GTGAACAGTGGGCGGGCCCGGGTGGTGCTCGTGTCGGGCGACGGGGATGGCACCTCGGGTGACGAGCCGGCGGTGATGACGTCGTACCTGGCCGAACTCGGTGTCGATCCGCGGCGCGTGGTGGCCGACCCGTTCGGCTTGGACACCTATGACAGCTGTGCCCGGGCGCGCGAGGTGTACGGAGTCGAGCGGGCCCTGATCGTGACCCAGTCCTACCACGTGTCCCGGGCCGTGACGCTGTGCCGGCACCTCGGCCTCGACGTCGACGGGGTCACCGCCCGCTGCACCGGTTGCGGCCCCGTCCTGCTGGCCGAGAAGTCGATCCGGGACTACTTCGCCAGTGGCAAGGCGGCGTGGGACGCGGGCCGGGGCCGGGCACCGGCGGTGCGCTCGCCCGCGAGTCCGGCCGTCCAGGACGCGCTGCGGGGCTGA
- the pknB gene encoding Stk1 family PASTA domain-containing Ser/Thr kinase, with the protein MTAQARLLGGRYQVGELLGYGGMAEVHRGRDLRLGRDVAIKMLRTDLARDATFQMRFRREAQNAASLNHPAIVAVYDTGEETAPTGETLPFIVMEFVNGRTLKEVLGAEGRLQPRRALEICADMCAALEFSHRHGIIHRDIKPGNVMLTQTGQVKVMDFGIARALASGATTMTQTSAVIGTAQYLSPEQARGEAVDARSDVYAAGCVLFELVCGHPPFVGDSPVSVAYQHVRETPPTPSDINPDVNPAVDAIVLKALSKNPLNRYQSAGEMRADLLRAAAGRPVLATPVMREAETVAMAPAGGGGGYPSAAGGPQTRQIPARVGDPRQRKASSLLIATFSAVGVLAVIALVAALLWSQQPDKNLKSVPTLTGKNQEAAFTEIRNAGLQPQAGEQILSGTCEKGTVAKQIPEPGTRLRENGTVTIQVCGGKPDVAIPSDLVGSLYDAVKARLEGLGLKVKPKPIDNKASEGIVLDVSPAPGERVAEDTEVTVTYSKGNIHGVPDVRGSSQKAAEEELKQAGYRVNVDLGDLVPAAEAGKVTDQDPRPGAPLAQGKTVTIVVSQPEPEDETPSPPATPTPTPTTTPTKPGDGNGGGSGLPFPPPPTRLNEQ; encoded by the coding sequence ATGACAGCGCAGGCCCGCCTGCTCGGTGGCAGGTACCAGGTCGGCGAGCTGCTCGGCTACGGCGGCATGGCCGAGGTGCACCGCGGTCGCGACCTCCGGCTCGGTCGGGACGTCGCGATCAAGATGCTCCGCACCGACCTCGCGCGGGACGCGACGTTCCAGATGCGGTTCCGTCGGGAGGCGCAGAACGCCGCTTCGCTCAACCACCCGGCGATCGTGGCGGTCTACGACACCGGCGAGGAGACCGCGCCGACCGGCGAGACGCTGCCGTTCATCGTCATGGAGTTCGTCAACGGGCGGACGCTGAAGGAGGTGCTCGGCGCCGAGGGCCGGTTACAGCCCCGCCGGGCGTTGGAGATCTGCGCCGACATGTGCGCGGCGCTGGAGTTCAGCCACCGGCACGGCATCATCCACCGGGACATCAAGCCGGGCAACGTCATGCTCACCCAGACCGGCCAGGTCAAGGTGATGGACTTCGGCATCGCCCGGGCGCTGGCCAGCGGCGCGACCACCATGACGCAGACCAGCGCGGTGATCGGCACGGCGCAGTACCTCTCCCCGGAGCAGGCGCGCGGTGAGGCCGTGGACGCCCGCTCCGACGTGTACGCGGCCGGCTGCGTGCTCTTCGAACTGGTCTGCGGGCACCCGCCGTTCGTTGGGGACAGCCCGGTCAGCGTCGCGTACCAGCACGTGCGGGAGACGCCGCCCACGCCGAGCGACATCAACCCGGACGTCAACCCCGCAGTCGACGCGATCGTGCTCAAGGCGCTGTCCAAGAACCCGCTCAACCGCTACCAGAGTGCCGGCGAGATGCGGGCCGACCTGCTCCGCGCCGCCGCTGGCCGTCCCGTGCTGGCCACTCCGGTGATGCGCGAGGCGGAGACCGTGGCGATGGCCCCGGCCGGTGGTGGGGGCGGTTATCCGTCCGCCGCCGGTGGTCCGCAGACCCGCCAGATCCCGGCCCGGGTCGGCGACCCGCGCCAGCGCAAGGCGTCCTCCCTGCTGATCGCGACCTTCAGCGCCGTCGGCGTCCTGGCGGTGATCGCCCTGGTCGCCGCCCTGCTCTGGAGCCAGCAACCGGACAAGAACTTGAAGTCGGTGCCCACGCTCACCGGTAAGAACCAGGAGGCCGCCTTCACCGAGATCCGCAACGCTGGCCTCCAGCCGCAGGCGGGTGAGCAGATACTGAGCGGCACCTGCGAAAAGGGCACGGTCGCCAAGCAGATTCCGGAGCCCGGGACGCGGCTGCGGGAGAACGGCACAGTGACCATCCAGGTGTGCGGTGGCAAGCCCGACGTGGCGATCCCGAGCGACCTCGTCGGCTCGTTGTACGACGCGGTCAAGGCCCGGCTCGAGGGCCTGGGCCTGAAGGTCAAGCCCAAGCCGATCGACAACAAGGCGAGCGAGGGCATCGTCCTGGACGTGTCGCCGGCCCCCGGGGAGCGGGTGGCCGAGGACACCGAGGTGACGGTCACCTACTCCAAGGGCAACATCCATGGCGTTCCCGACGTTCGTGGTTCGTCGCAGAAGGCGGCCGAGGAGGAGTTGAAGCAGGCGGGCTACCGGGTCAACGTCGACCTCGGCGACCTCGTGCCCGCGGCGGAGGCCGGCAAGGTGACCGACCAGGACCCCAGGCCGGGCGCGCCGCTGGCCCAGGGGAAGACCGTGACGATCGTCGTCTCCCAGCCGGAGCCGGAGGACGAGACTCCGAGTCCGCCAGCGACGCCGACGCCCACGCCGACCACCACGCCGACCAAGCCGGGCGACGGTAACGGCGGCGGTTCCGGTCTGCCGTTCCCTCCCCCACCCACCCGGCTCAACGAGCAGTAG
- a CDS encoding serine/threonine-protein kinase, protein MLSPGVQLGNRYRLDERIASGGMGDVWRGTDQVLGRTVAVKSLLPALLDDPDFAERFRGEARTMATINHPGVVDVYDFGNDQQIAFLVMEYVEGDALSSTLSRVGRLTPARTMALVAQAADALHAAHEKGIVHRDVKPGNLLVRPNGTLVLTDFGIARSDLVGQLTAAGSVLGTASYISPEQATGGVATPASDVYALGVVAYQCLAGRRPFEGDNPLDIAMRHVRETPRPLPADIPPQVRAVVERALAKDPAARWPSAAALAGVARQLKAALSQQARAGGHPGPVSAAPASPAAPGRAQVPSAQQLRPPGTPHRPPVAGQRPTAVTPAQQPRPTAVAPAVPHARPPVSPAGYPRGAAAVPSAPVRQEHQQAYLRQAGPALPAPDPRRSRPGMVLLAILLAVLVLLCSGVISYNLRKQSQAGEPAALAPHTVTSGVLRLHGRDDATRTSYRLEVRLQPDDGGKTTSEGRQTR, encoded by the coding sequence ATGCTCAGCCCCGGCGTCCAGCTCGGCAACCGCTACCGCCTCGACGAGCGGATCGCCAGCGGCGGCATGGGCGACGTCTGGCGCGGCACCGACCAGGTGCTCGGCCGGACGGTCGCGGTCAAGAGCCTGCTTCCCGCGCTGCTCGACGACCCGGACTTCGCCGAGCGGTTCCGCGGCGAGGCACGGACCATGGCCACCATCAACCACCCCGGCGTGGTGGACGTCTACGACTTCGGCAACGACCAGCAGATCGCCTTCCTGGTCATGGAGTACGTCGAGGGCGATGCCCTGTCGTCCACGCTGAGCCGGGTCGGCCGGCTCACCCCGGCCCGGACGATGGCCCTGGTCGCGCAGGCCGCGGACGCGTTGCACGCCGCCCACGAGAAGGGCATCGTGCACCGCGACGTGAAGCCGGGCAACCTGCTGGTCCGGCCGAACGGCACGCTGGTGCTGACCGACTTCGGTATCGCCCGCTCCGACCTGGTCGGCCAGCTCACCGCCGCCGGCTCGGTGCTCGGCACCGCCTCGTACATCTCGCCCGAGCAGGCCACCGGTGGCGTCGCCACCCCGGCGTCCGACGTGTACGCGCTCGGCGTGGTCGCCTACCAGTGCCTGGCCGGACGCCGCCCGTTCGAGGGCGACAACCCGTTGGACATCGCCATGCGGCACGTCCGGGAGACCCCCCGACCGTTGCCGGCGGACATCCCGCCGCAGGTCCGGGCCGTTGTGGAACGGGCGTTGGCCAAGGACCCGGCAGCCCGGTGGCCCAGCGCCGCCGCCCTCGCCGGGGTCGCCCGCCAGCTCAAGGCCGCGCTCTCCCAGCAGGCCAGGGCCGGTGGCCACCCCGGGCCGGTCTCCGCGGCGCCGGCCTCGCCCGCCGCACCCGGCCGGGCCCAGGTGCCGTCCGCGCAGCAGCTTCGCCCGCCGGGCACCCCGCACCGACCGCCGGTCGCCGGCCAACGGCCGACCGCCGTCACGCCGGCCCAGCAGCCCCGGCCCACCGCCGTCGCGCCGGCCGTCCCGCACGCACGCCCGCCCGTCAGCCCCGCCGGTTACCCGCGCGGCGCCGCCGCGGTGCCGTCGGCACCGGTGCGGCAGGAGCATCAGCAGGCGTACCTCCGGCAGGCCGGCCCGGCGCTGCCGGCACCCGATCCTCGCCGGTCCCGGCCCGGAATGGTGCTCCTCGCCATCCTGCTGGCCGTACTGGTCCTGCTCTGCTCCGGCGTGATTTCCTACAACCTGCGGAAGCAGTCGCAAGCCGGTGAACCCGCTGCGCTGGCTCCGCACACCGTGACGTCCGGCGTGCTGCGGCTCCACGGACGCGACGATGCGACCCGGACGTCGTACCGTCTTGAGGTACGGCTCCAGCCGGACGACGGCGGGAAGACGACGAGCGAAGGACGACAGACGCGATGA
- a CDS encoding peptidoglycan D,D-transpeptidase FtsI family protein, with product MNAPLRRVGVVVMVLFGLLFANLNWIQFQKADEYRTSDYNGRVQVADYKRKRGNIEVGGTAVATSKETTGKLKFLRTYPGGAKYAHVLGYKPVNLADQGIERVENDFLAGTSDQLIGDRLKDMFTGDDTGGGNVLLTLSKRAQDVAYDQLRNNQVGVKKGAAIAIDPRTGAVQALVSMPSFDPRPLASHNGSEAAAAFNKLDQDPDKPLNNRALSETLPPGSTFKIVVAAAALENGISKSTSIPAGPSYTPPTSGSPIRNAAPSICPKDQVTLLDAVTYSCNTGFAQLGVRLGADTIKEKAQQFGFEQDDLTVGQLGEDGLPTAASRTGDMQNPDGSTDPAALAQSSIGQNNVRMTPLEGAMIAGAVAYGGSQMRPYLVRQLLAPDRTTSYYTAKPRELRQPVDGQVAGDLRDMMVSVVQKGTGRNAAISGYTVGGKTGTAQSAPDRPDHGWFIGFALDKNGNPVSAVCVVLEQAGSGGSGEAARIGGQIMRAAIADPGGR from the coding sequence GTGAACGCACCACTGCGCCGCGTCGGCGTCGTCGTGATGGTCCTGTTCGGCCTGCTCTTCGCGAACCTCAACTGGATTCAGTTCCAGAAGGCCGACGAGTACCGCACCAGCGACTACAACGGCCGGGTCCAGGTCGCCGACTACAAGCGCAAGCGCGGCAACATCGAGGTCGGCGGCACTGCGGTGGCCACCAGCAAGGAGACCACCGGCAAGCTGAAGTTCCTGCGCACCTATCCAGGTGGCGCCAAGTATGCCCACGTGCTCGGCTACAAGCCGGTCAACCTGGCGGACCAGGGCATCGAGAGGGTAGAGAACGACTTCCTGGCCGGCACCAGCGACCAGTTGATCGGCGACCGGTTGAAGGACATGTTCACCGGCGACGACACCGGTGGCGGCAACGTGCTGCTCACCCTCTCCAAGCGGGCCCAGGACGTGGCGTACGACCAGCTGCGCAACAACCAGGTAGGGGTGAAGAAGGGCGCGGCGATCGCGATCGACCCGCGCACCGGCGCGGTGCAGGCGCTGGTTTCCATGCCCAGCTTCGACCCGCGCCCGCTGGCCAGCCACAACGGCTCCGAGGCGGCGGCGGCGTTCAACAAGCTGGATCAGGACCCGGATAAACCGCTGAATAACCGGGCGCTCTCCGAGACGCTGCCGCCGGGATCCACCTTCAAGATCGTGGTCGCCGCGGCGGCGCTGGAGAACGGGATCAGTAAATCCACCTCGATCCCGGCCGGGCCGAGCTACACCCCGCCCACCTCGGGCAGCCCGATCCGTAACGCCGCTCCGTCGATCTGCCCGAAGGACCAGGTCACCCTGCTGGACGCGGTGACCTACTCGTGCAACACCGGTTTCGCCCAGCTCGGCGTGCGGCTCGGCGCCGACACCATCAAGGAGAAGGCCCAGCAGTTCGGCTTCGAGCAGGACGACCTCACCGTCGGTCAGCTCGGCGAGGACGGCCTGCCCACGGCGGCCAGCCGGACCGGCGACATGCAGAACCCGGACGGCAGCACCGACCCGGCCGCGCTGGCCCAGTCGTCGATCGGCCAGAACAACGTCCGGATGACCCCGCTGGAGGGGGCCATGATCGCCGGGGCGGTCGCCTACGGCGGGAGCCAGATGCGGCCGTACCTGGTCCGGCAGCTGCTCGCCCCGGACCGGACCACCAGCTACTACACAGCGAAGCCGCGGGAGCTGCGCCAGCCGGTCGACGGGCAGGTTGCCGGCGACCTGCGCGACATGATGGTCAGCGTGGTCCAGAAGGGCACCGGCCGGAACGCGGCGATCAGCGGCTACACGGTCGGCGGCAAGACGGGCACCGCGCAGTCCGCTCCGGACCGGCCCGACCACGGTTGGTTCATCGGCTTCGCGCTGGACAAGAACGGCAACCCGGTCTCCGCGGTCTGCGTCGTCCTGGAGCAGGCCGGCTCCGGTGGCAGCGGCGAGGCCGCCCGGATCGGCGGTCAGATCATGCGGGCCGCCATCGCCGACCCAGGGGGTCGCTGA
- a CDS encoding FtsW/RodA/SpoVE family cell cycle protein: MTVAATPAPSPANAGEQSGVRLARSRRNAELSLLLLAMVLVAAYGATVEANLLDTVTPDFWMPAAALGAVFLGLHLVIRFLAPFADPALLPAVALLNGLGVGFLRRIDLGDAPVAERESLAVFAGQGGRQLAWTLGAVVLAASLLAIMRDHRSISRYAYTLGLAGIVLVMLPAVLPSSISEINGAKLWIRVGSFSIQPGEFAKLALLVFFAYYLVRKREVLSLASRRFLGIDFPRGRDLGPVVGVWLISVLVLVFEKDLGTSLLYFGMFVVTLYIATERVSWLLIGLVLFFGGAYLAYVLGSTVGGPFANFYLRAEIWLDPFADPTDKGYQLVQGLLALGTGGLFGAGPGGGQPDILPEVQNDFIFAGIGEEIGLFGLSALLVVYLLIVERGLRAALAVRDSFGKLLAGGLAFTLGLQVFVIVGGISKLIPLTGQTTPFLSAGGSSLMANWLLIAVLLRVSDGARRPVSGSAAKAARPAGGRPEQLHGAPTEVIKP, from the coding sequence GTGACCGTAGCGGCCACACCGGCTCCCTCGCCCGCCAATGCGGGCGAGCAATCCGGCGTACGCCTGGCGCGGTCGCGCCGCAACGCCGAGCTGTCCCTGCTGCTGCTCGCGATGGTGCTGGTGGCCGCGTACGGGGCGACCGTCGAGGCGAACCTGCTGGACACCGTCACTCCGGACTTCTGGATGCCCGCCGCGGCGCTCGGCGCGGTCTTCCTCGGCCTGCACCTGGTCATCCGGTTCCTGGCACCCTTCGCCGACCCGGCGCTGCTGCCGGCGGTGGCCCTGCTCAACGGGCTCGGGGTGGGCTTCCTGCGCCGGATCGACCTGGGCGACGCCCCGGTGGCCGAGCGGGAGAGCCTGGCCGTCTTCGCGGGGCAGGGCGGGCGCCAGCTGGCCTGGACGCTCGGTGCGGTGGTCCTCGCCGCGAGCCTGCTCGCCATCATGCGCGACCACCGGTCGATCTCGCGGTACGCGTACACCCTGGGGTTGGCCGGCATCGTGCTGGTGATGCTCCCGGCGGTGCTGCCGTCGAGCATCTCCGAGATCAACGGCGCGAAGCTGTGGATCCGGGTGGGCAGCTTCTCCATCCAACCGGGTGAGTTCGCCAAGCTGGCGCTGCTGGTCTTCTTCGCCTACTACCTGGTGCGCAAGCGTGAGGTGTTGTCGCTGGCCAGCCGGCGCTTCCTCGGCATCGACTTCCCGCGTGGCCGCGATCTCGGCCCGGTGGTCGGCGTCTGGCTGATCAGCGTCCTGGTGCTGGTGTTCGAGAAGGACCTGGGCACCTCGCTGCTCTACTTCGGCATGTTCGTGGTGACGCTCTACATCGCCACCGAACGGGTCAGCTGGCTGCTGATCGGCCTGGTCCTCTTCTTCGGCGGCGCGTACCTCGCCTACGTCCTCGGCTCGACGGTCGGCGGGCCGTTCGCCAACTTCTACCTACGTGCCGAGATCTGGTTGGATCCGTTCGCCGACCCGACCGACAAGGGCTACCAGTTGGTCCAGGGGCTGCTCGCCCTGGGTACGGGCGGGCTCTTCGGCGCCGGGCCGGGCGGCGGTCAGCCGGACATCCTGCCGGAGGTGCAGAACGACTTCATCTTCGCCGGCATCGGCGAGGAGATCGGTCTCTTCGGGCTCTCCGCGCTGCTCGTCGTCTACCTGCTGATCGTGGAGCGGGGGCTGCGGGCCGCGCTCGCGGTGCGGGACTCGTTCGGCAAGCTGCTCGCCGGTGGTCTCGCGTTCACGCTCGGCCTCCAGGTCTTCGTGATCGTCGGCGGGATCAGCAAGCTCATCCCGCTGACCGGTCAGACCACCCCGTTCCTGTCCGCAGGTGGTTCGTCGCTGATGGCGAACTGGCTGCTCATCGCGGTGCTGCTGCGGGTCTCTGACGGAGCCCGTCGGCCGGTGAGCGGGAGCGCCGCCAAGGCGGCCCGACCCGCCGGCGGCCGGCCGGAGCAGCTGCACGGTGCTCCCACGGAGGTGATCAAGCCGTGA
- a CDS encoding PP2C family protein-serine/threonine phosphatase: protein MTLTLRYAAHSDRGLIRDGNQDSVYAGPRLLAVADGMGGMAAGDVASNIVIGAMAPLDEDVPGDALVDALRSAVGTANQQLRDTVDANPQLEGMGTTLTATLFSGSKLGMVHIGDSRAYLLRNGEFAQVTKDDTYVQMLVDEGRISAEEASSHPQRSLLTRALDGRDIDPEYSVRQVLPGDRYLICSDGLSGVVSAETIGETLREYADPQQCVERLVQLALRGGGPDNITVIIADATDQDIVEATPIVGGAAARDRGMATSADDSTPAARASALSAPRPAAPEEPPAADDEQEPKRRPVRATAMALALLVILGGGLFAGWTYTQRQYYVGATEEGQVAVFRGIQGQIAGMDLSTVHRTSGTRLDDLTVAAQDTVKVGIRAKSEPDAERQLAELTSDTPSNPNLKPLCPADPTAAVGATPTPTPTPAGTTPAPNGSPSAKASVTPNGVVSATPTTGATAAVGVTGPTTTPDATPSDSTTPGLDPAGCRSPE, encoded by the coding sequence ATGACTCTGACCCTGCGCTATGCGGCCCACAGCGACCGCGGTCTGATCCGAGACGGCAATCAAGACTCCGTCTACGCCGGGCCGCGGCTACTCGCCGTTGCCGACGGCATGGGCGGCATGGCCGCCGGTGACGTCGCCAGCAACATCGTCATCGGTGCCATGGCGCCGCTCGACGAGGACGTCCCGGGGGACGCTCTCGTCGACGCGTTGCGTTCGGCCGTGGGCACCGCCAACCAACAACTCCGCGACACGGTGGACGCCAACCCGCAGTTGGAGGGGATGGGCACCACGCTGACGGCGACCCTCTTCTCCGGCAGCAAGCTGGGGATGGTCCACATCGGCGACTCGCGGGCCTATCTGCTGCGCAACGGTGAGTTCGCGCAGGTCACCAAGGACGACACCTACGTCCAGATGCTCGTCGACGAGGGTCGGATCAGCGCCGAGGAGGCGAGCAGCCACCCGCAGCGGTCGTTGCTCACCCGGGCCCTGGACGGCCGGGACATCGACCCGGAGTACTCGGTGCGCCAGGTGCTGCCCGGCGACCGGTACCTGATCTGCAGCGACGGCCTCTCGGGCGTGGTCAGCGCCGAGACCATCGGCGAGACGCTGCGGGAGTACGCCGACCCGCAGCAGTGCGTCGAGCGGCTGGTGCAGCTCGCGCTGCGCGGCGGTGGGCCGGACAACATCACGGTGATCATCGCGGACGCCACGGACCAGGACATCGTCGAGGCGACCCCGATCGTTGGCGGCGCCGCCGCCCGGGACCGGGGCATGGCCACCTCCGCCGACGACTCCACCCCGGCCGCCCGGGCCTCGGCGCTCTCCGCGCCCCGTCCGGCCGCGCCCGAGGAGCCGCCGGCGGCGGACGACGAGCAGGAGCCGAAGCGCCGCCCGGTGCGGGCCACAGCCATGGCGCTGGCCCTGCTGGTGATCCTCGGCGGCGGGCTCTTCGCGGGCTGGACCTACACGCAGCGGCAGTACTACGTGGGCGCCACCGAGGAGGGCCAGGTCGCCGTCTTCCGTGGCATCCAGGGTCAGATCGCCGGGATGGACCTCTCCACCGTGCACCGCACCAGCGGCACCCGGCTGGACGACCTCACCGTGGCGGCGCAGGACACCGTCAAGGTGGGCATCCGGGCCAAGAGCGAGCCGGACGCCGAGCGTCAACTCGCCGAGCTGACGAGCGACACCCCGAGCAACCCCAACCTGAAGCCGCTCTGCCCGGCCGACCCGACCGCCGCGGTGGGCGCGACGCCGACGCCCACCCCCACGCCGGCCGGAACGACGCCGGCACCGAACGGCAGCCCCAGCGCCAAAGCGTCGGTGACCCCCAACGGGGTCGTCAGCGCCACTCCGACCACCGGTGCGACCGCCGCTGTCGGCGTGACCGGTCCGACCACCACACCCGACGCCACGCCCTCCGACTCGACCACGCCAGGGCTCGACCCGGCCGGTTGCCGGTCTCCTGAGTGA
- a CDS encoding FHA domain-containing protein FhaB/FipA, protein MPELVITVARFGFLILLWIFVFTVVGVIRRDLFAGARSGRLVAAPRAVGASTGQAAKPAKVKRGRAAHQLVVTAGQLAGTRITLGEAQITIGRAEDSTLVITDDYASARHARLVPREGQWFVEDLGSTNGTYLDRAKVTGPTPVPLGVPIRIGRTSLELRP, encoded by the coding sequence TTGCCGGAACTGGTCATCACCGTCGCCCGGTTCGGGTTCCTGATCCTGCTGTGGATCTTCGTGTTCACGGTGGTCGGCGTGATCCGCCGGGACCTCTTCGCGGGAGCCCGGTCCGGTCGTCTGGTGGCGGCGCCACGTGCGGTGGGCGCCTCGACGGGGCAGGCGGCCAAGCCGGCGAAGGTGAAGCGCGGCAGAGCGGCACACCAGCTGGTGGTGACCGCCGGTCAGCTGGCCGGCACTCGGATCACTCTCGGTGAAGCGCAGATCACCATCGGTCGGGCCGAGGACTCCACCCTGGTCATCACCGACGACTACGCCTCCGCGCGGCACGCCCGGCTCGTGCCGCGCGAAGGGCAGTGGTTCGTCGAGGACCTCGGCTCGACTAACGGCACGTACCTAGATCGCGCTAAGGTCACCGGACCAACCCCCGTCCCCCTCGGCGTGCCGATCCGGATCGGCCGCACTTCCCTCGAATTACGGCCATGA
- a CDS encoding FhaA domain-containing protein → MSSGPEEEPVSVLQRFEKRLEGLVEGAFAKVFKGVVHPVEILNAMQREAEAHKAILAGGRTLVPNRYVIDLSPFDHSRLAPYAAALAQELAQSQAEFIGEQAWTVYGDVIVEIERGEGLDTGMFRVTAEVYTGGEVAPVSAPGYDAGPPAYPAYDQGGGYGPPPGQGGGRNVRLVSGDGRTYPLQMGSTVIGRGDQANLRLPDVGISRRHARLDFDGGQVVLTDLGSTNGTMVNGQRVSAVALNPGDMVQLGTTTLTFRVDG, encoded by the coding sequence ATGTCCTCGGGACCCGAGGAGGAGCCGGTGAGCGTGCTGCAACGCTTCGAGAAGCGTCTGGAAGGCCTGGTCGAAGGGGCCTTCGCCAAGGTCTTCAAAGGGGTGGTCCACCCCGTGGAGATCCTCAACGCCATGCAGCGGGAGGCCGAGGCGCACAAGGCGATCCTGGCCGGTGGGCGCACATTGGTGCCCAACCGCTACGTGATCGATCTCTCGCCGTTCGACCACAGTCGTCTGGCGCCGTACGCCGCCGCGCTGGCCCAGGAGCTGGCCCAGTCGCAGGCGGAGTTCATCGGCGAGCAGGCCTGGACGGTCTACGGCGACGTGATCGTCGAGATCGAACGGGGGGAGGGCCTGGACACGGGGATGTTCCGGGTCACCGCCGAGGTCTACACCGGCGGCGAGGTCGCCCCGGTCTCGGCGCCCGGCTACGACGCCGGCCCGCCCGCCTATCCCGCGTACGACCAGGGTGGCGGTTACGGTCCACCGCCCGGGCAGGGCGGCGGCCGCAACGTGCGGCTGGTCTCGGGTGACGGGCGCACCTATCCCCTCCAGATGGGGTCGACGGTGATCGGTCGCGGCGATCAGGCCAACCTGCGCCTGCCCGACGTCGGCATCTCCCGGCGACACGCCCGGCTGGACTTCGACGGCGGCCAGGTCGTGCTGACCGATCTGGGGTCGACCAACGGCACCATGGTCAACGGCCAGCGGGTCTCCGCCGTCGCCCTCAATCCGGGTGACATGGTCCAGCTCGGCACCACGACGCTGACCTTCCGCGTGGACGGCTGA
- a CDS encoding NAD-dependent epimerase/dehydratase family protein — translation MLRWFLPPMDQEWRVSVALVTGSGGLIGSEAVRHFAGLGLDVVGIDNDMRRYFFGEDGSTSWSLERLSRDLGTAYTHFAVDIRDRDGLEQVFKKYGSDIAVVIHSAAQPSHDWAAKEPYTDFDVNAGGTLNILENTRRHAIEAPFIHCSTNKVYGDRPNSLPLIELETRYELPEDHRWYQGITEDMSIDNSLHSVFGASKVAADVMVQEYGRYFDMKTACFRGGTLTGPAHSAAELHGFLAYLMRCVMEGRTYNLFGYKGKMVRDAIHSRDVLTAFEAFFRAPRSAEVYNLGGGRHSNTSHIEAFRIAEEITGREAQINYVEQNRTGDHQWYVSSMARFEQQYPEWEITYDVPMILREIYEANVDKWVPQA, via the coding sequence ATGCTCCGATGGTTTCTGCCTCCGATGGACCAGGAGTGGCGTGTGAGTGTCGCGTTGGTGACCGGGTCGGGTGGTCTGATCGGCTCCGAGGCGGTCCGGCACTTCGCCGGCCTCGGTCTGGACGTCGTCGGCATCGACAACGACATGCGCCGGTACTTCTTCGGCGAGGACGGCTCCACCTCGTGGAGCCTGGAGCGGCTCAGCCGTGACCTGGGCACCGCGTACACCCACTTCGCGGTGGACATCCGGGACCGGGACGGCCTGGAGCAGGTGTTCAAGAAGTACGGCTCCGACATCGCCGTGGTGATCCACAGCGCGGCGCAGCCGAGTCACGACTGGGCCGCCAAGGAGCCGTACACGGACTTCGACGTGAACGCCGGCGGCACGCTCAACATCTTGGAGAACACCCGGCGACACGCGATCGAGGCGCCGTTCATCCACTGCTCCACCAACAAGGTCTACGGTGACCGGCCCAACAGCCTGCCGCTGATCGAGCTGGAGACCCGGTACGAGCTGCCCGAGGACCACCGCTGGTACCAGGGCATCACCGAGGACATGTCGATCGACAACTCGCTGCACTCGGTCTTCGGCGCTTCCAAGGTCGCCGCGGACGTGATGGTGCAGGAGTACGGGCGCTACTTCGACATGAAGACGGCCTGTTTCCGGGGCGGCACGCTGACCGGCCCGGCGCACTCGGCGGCCGAGCTGCACGGGTTCCTGGCCTACCTGATGCGCTGCGTGATGGAGGGCCGGACGTACAACCTGTTCGGCTACAAGGGCAAGATGGTCCGCGACGCGATCCACTCGCGTGACGTGCTGACCGCGTTCGAGGCGTTCTTCCGGGCACCGCGTTCGGCGGAGGTCTACAACCTCGGCGGAGGCCGGCACTCCAACACGTCGCACATCGAGGCGTTCCGGATCGCCGAGGAGATCACCGGCCGCGAGGCGCAGATCAACTACGTCGAGCAGAACCGCACCGGCGACCACCAGTGGTACGTGAGCAGCATGGCTCGATTTGAGCAGCAGTACCCGGAGTGGGAGATTACGTATGACGTCCCGATGATCCTGCGGGAGATCTACGAGGCAAACGTGGACAAGTGGGTGCCCCAGGCATGA